In Candidatus Nomurabacteria bacterium, a genomic segment contains:
- a CDS encoding DNA primase, whose translation MAQVTDEIKQRLDLVELIGEYVTLKPSGKYHKALCPIHHEKTPSFMVDRANGIWHCFGCGKGGDLFTFIQEMEGMDFPETLRLLAKKANVEIPRFDPKLQDQRTHLLDILATASRFYHQVLLRAKEAASARQYIEQRSITSEDIENFQIGFAPEGWENVKNALAKKNIKDLDMARAGLLQQKEGSARYYDRFRNRLMFPIADVHGNVIGFGGRVMPPAPEDAAKYVNSPQSDVYNKSTVLYGLHLAKQSIRSAGYAIVVEGYLDVIASHRVGVTQAIAASGTALTTDQLKLIRRFTDTLLIGFDTDMAGQSATRRGIELALQQEFTIKVISVPSGKDPDELIRQDPKAWPEAVAKAEPYLDYALRSTFAPLDLTKVDDKKKAVKNLLPLLTMVANPVEQSHYLSKLAQAVQVNEELLREQMQKGKTPRPKASTVNPAQVAQPRQGRHWQVSQLLAALLIHQLEFLDSLPADFQAELLHPPYHTLYKILRDQYTSNHSVSLDDLQREITRRAPELASEIPQLQLFAAQYFDGRQTGELSKELRTCAHFLLKRSIEQSIATVQAALRQAETEQNQEQVQHLLEQFSELSARRNALSE comes from the coding sequence ATGGCCCAAGTCACCGATGAAATTAAGCAGCGTCTGGACCTGGTTGAGCTGATTGGCGAGTACGTCACGCTCAAACCATCCGGGAAGTATCATAAGGCTCTGTGTCCTATTCACCATGAAAAGACACCTTCCTTTATGGTGGATCGAGCAAATGGCATCTGGCACTGCTTTGGCTGTGGTAAAGGTGGTGATCTCTTTACCTTTATCCAAGAGATGGAAGGTATGGACTTCCCTGAGACACTCCGCCTGCTGGCAAAGAAGGCCAATGTCGAGATTCCTCGCTTTGACCCCAAACTGCAAGATCAACGAACGCACCTGCTGGATATCCTGGCTACTGCGTCTCGTTTTTATCACCAAGTCCTCCTGCGGGCGAAAGAAGCAGCCTCGGCGCGGCAGTATATAGAGCAGAGGAGTATTACGAGCGAGGACATTGAAAACTTCCAAATCGGCTTTGCGCCAGAGGGCTGGGAAAATGTAAAAAACGCTTTAGCCAAAAAAAATATCAAGGACCTCGACATGGCCCGAGCTGGCCTACTCCAGCAAAAAGAAGGTAGCGCTCGCTATTATGACCGCTTCCGCAACCGACTCATGTTTCCAATTGCTGATGTGCACGGCAATGTGATTGGCTTTGGTGGTCGCGTAATGCCGCCAGCACCTGAGGATGCGGCAAAGTATGTGAACTCCCCGCAAAGCGACGTGTATAACAAAAGCACAGTGCTCTATGGCCTGCATCTGGCGAAGCAGTCAATCCGAAGTGCTGGTTATGCAATTGTTGTGGAAGGCTATCTGGACGTGATTGCCTCACATCGCGTTGGCGTCACGCAGGCGATCGCTGCTAGTGGAACAGCGCTTACCACTGATCAATTGAAGCTTATCCGACGCTTCACTGATACTCTCCTCATCGGCTTTGATACTGACATGGCCGGACAATCAGCTACCCGTCGCGGTATTGAGCTAGCCTTGCAGCAAGAATTTACCATTAAGGTCATCAGCGTACCAAGCGGCAAAGACCCGGATGAATTAATTCGACAAGATCCAAAAGCTTGGCCCGAGGCAGTGGCAAAAGCAGAGCCTTATCTCGACTATGCGCTTCGCAGCACTTTTGCCCCGCTTGATCTGACAAAGGTTGATGATAAAAAGAAGGCAGTAAAAAATCTCCTTCCTTTACTTACCATGGTGGCAAATCCCGTTGAGCAGAGTCACTATCTCTCGAAACTTGCGCAGGCCGTCCAGGTGAATGAGGAGTTGCTACGAGAACAAATGCAAAAAGGAAAAACGCCTCGACCAAAAGCAAGCACAGTAAATCCCGCGCAAGTAGCGCAACCACGCCAAGGTCGCCATTGGCAGGTCAGTCAACTTCTCGCCGCCCTACTCATCCATCAGCTAGAATTCCTTGACTCGCTGCCAGCGGACTTCCAGGCTGAGCTGCTTCACCCCCCCTATCACACCCTTTACAAGATACTACGAGATCAGTATACTAGTAACCACTCTGTCAGTCTTGACGATTTGCAACGCGAAATAACACGCCGAGCACCGGAACTCGCTTCTGAGATTCCGCAGCTTCAATTATTCGCTGCACAATATTTTGATGGACGCCAAACTGGAGAGCTCTCAAAAGAGCTGCGCACTTGCGCACATTTCCTCCTCAAACGAAGCATCGAGCAGTCCATCGCAACAGTCCAAGCAGCCCTTCGTCAGGCAGAGACAGAGCAAAATCAGGAGCAGGTACAGCACTTGCTCGAACAATTTAGTGAGCTAAGCGCTCGCCGCAACGCCTTGTCTGAATAA